A stretch of the Nothobranchius furzeri strain GRZ-AD chromosome 5, NfurGRZ-RIMD1, whole genome shotgun sequence genome encodes the following:
- the mbpb gene encoding myelin basic protein b isoform X1, translated as MASASSSAQAAFGLGRRKKNPGLLDQIGKFFGGDKKRKGKGSFRGALSPAPQKASVTSPRKRGAENAVVHFFRTIVSNAPEEQHLSNTSGESECFSNVSPAPPKSRWRGLATKIGLGPQKSSKKASAGDGKGTLTRIFKMGSRSSSPAKR; from the exons ATGGCTTCAGCTAGCAGCTCTGCTCAGGCCGCCTTCGGACTGGGCCGCAGAAAGAAGAACCCCGGGCTCTTGGATCAGATTGGGAAGTTCTTTGGAGGAGACAAGAAGAGGAAGGGCAag ggttCTTTCCGAGGTGCTCTCTCTCCAGCCCCTCAGAAAGCATCAGTGACCTCACCACGTAAACGTGGAGCAGAGAACGCCGTGGTCCACTTCTTCCGTACGATCGTGAGTAATGCCCCCGAAGAGCAACACCTCTCTAACACGTCAGGAGAGTCAGAGTGCTTCAGCAAT GTGTCCCCCGCCCCTCCCAAGTCTAGG TGGAGAGGACTAGCCACCAAGATAGGCCTG GGACCCCAGAAGTCAAGCAAGAAGGCCAGTGCAGGGGACGGCAAAGGCACCCTGACTAGGATCTTCAAAAtg GGAAGCAGGAGTTCTTCTCCAGCCAAACGCTGA
- the mbpb gene encoding myelin basic protein b isoform X3 translates to MASASSSAQAAFGLGRRKKNPGLLDQIGKFFGGDKKRKGKGSFRGALSPAPQKASVTSPRKRGAENAVVHFFRTIVSNAPEEQHLSNTSGESECFSNVSPAPPKSRGPQKSSKKASAGDGKGTLTRIFKMGSRSSSPAKR, encoded by the exons ATGGCTTCAGCTAGCAGCTCTGCTCAGGCCGCCTTCGGACTGGGCCGCAGAAAGAAGAACCCCGGGCTCTTGGATCAGATTGGGAAGTTCTTTGGAGGAGACAAGAAGAGGAAGGGCAag ggttCTTTCCGAGGTGCTCTCTCTCCAGCCCCTCAGAAAGCATCAGTGACCTCACCACGTAAACGTGGAGCAGAGAACGCCGTGGTCCACTTCTTCCGTACGATCGTGAGTAATGCCCCCGAAGAGCAACACCTCTCTAACACGTCAGGAGAGTCAGAGTGCTTCAGCAAT GTGTCCCCCGCCCCTCCCAAGTCTAGG GGACCCCAGAAGTCAAGCAAGAAGGCCAGTGCAGGGGACGGCAAAGGCACCCTGACTAGGATCTTCAAAAtg GGAAGCAGGAGTTCTTCTCCAGCCAAACGCTGA
- the mbpb gene encoding myelin basic protein b isoform X4, protein MASASSSAQAAFGLGRRKKNPGLLDQIGKFFGGDKKRKGKGSFRGALSPAPQKASVTSPRKRGAENAVVHFFRTIVSNAPEEQHLSNTSGESECFSNVSPAPPKSRKSSKKASAGDGKGTLTRIFKMGSRSSSPAKR, encoded by the exons ATGGCTTCAGCTAGCAGCTCTGCTCAGGCCGCCTTCGGACTGGGCCGCAGAAAGAAGAACCCCGGGCTCTTGGATCAGATTGGGAAGTTCTTTGGAGGAGACAAGAAGAGGAAGGGCAag ggttCTTTCCGAGGTGCTCTCTCTCCAGCCCCTCAGAAAGCATCAGTGACCTCACCACGTAAACGTGGAGCAGAGAACGCCGTGGTCCACTTCTTCCGTACGATCGTGAGTAATGCCCCCGAAGAGCAACACCTCTCTAACACGTCAGGAGAGTCAGAGTGCTTCAGCAAT GTGTCCCCCGCCCCTCCCAAGTCTAGG AAGTCAAGCAAGAAGGCCAGTGCAGGGGACGGCAAAGGCACCCTGACTAGGATCTTCAAAAtg GGAAGCAGGAGTTCTTCTCCAGCCAAACGCTGA
- the mbpb gene encoding myelin basic protein b isoform X6, translating to MASASSSAQAAFGLGRRKKNPGLLDQIGKFFGGDKKRKGKGSFRGALSPAPQKASVTSPRKRGAENAVVHFFRTIVSPAPPKSRWRGLATKIGLGPQKSSKKASAGDGKGTLTRIFKMGSRSSSPAKR from the exons ATGGCTTCAGCTAGCAGCTCTGCTCAGGCCGCCTTCGGACTGGGCCGCAGAAAGAAGAACCCCGGGCTCTTGGATCAGATTGGGAAGTTCTTTGGAGGAGACAAGAAGAGGAAGGGCAag ggttCTTTCCGAGGTGCTCTCTCTCCAGCCCCTCAGAAAGCATCAGTGACCTCACCACGTAAACGTGGAGCAGAGAACGCCGTGGTCCACTTCTTCCGTACGATC GTGTCCCCCGCCCCTCCCAAGTCTAGG TGGAGAGGACTAGCCACCAAGATAGGCCTG GGACCCCAGAAGTCAAGCAAGAAGGCCAGTGCAGGGGACGGCAAAGGCACCCTGACTAGGATCTTCAAAAtg GGAAGCAGGAGTTCTTCTCCAGCCAAACGCTGA
- the mbpb gene encoding myelin basic protein b isoform X9, with the protein MASASSSAQAAFGLGRRKKNPGLLDQIGKFFGGDKKRKGKGSFRGALSPAPQKASVTSPRKRGAENAVVHFFRTIVSPAPPKSRGPQKSSKKASAGDGKGTLTRIFKMGSRSSSPAKR; encoded by the exons ATGGCTTCAGCTAGCAGCTCTGCTCAGGCCGCCTTCGGACTGGGCCGCAGAAAGAAGAACCCCGGGCTCTTGGATCAGATTGGGAAGTTCTTTGGAGGAGACAAGAAGAGGAAGGGCAag ggttCTTTCCGAGGTGCTCTCTCTCCAGCCCCTCAGAAAGCATCAGTGACCTCACCACGTAAACGTGGAGCAGAGAACGCCGTGGTCCACTTCTTCCGTACGATC GTGTCCCCCGCCCCTCCCAAGTCTAGG GGACCCCAGAAGTCAAGCAAGAAGGCCAGTGCAGGGGACGGCAAAGGCACCCTGACTAGGATCTTCAAAAtg GGAAGCAGGAGTTCTTCTCCAGCCAAACGCTGA
- the mbpb gene encoding myelin basic protein b isoform X10, which yields MASASSSAQAAFGLGRRKKNPGLLDQIGKFFGGDKKRKGKGSFRGALSPAPQKASVTSPRKRGAENAVVHFFRTIVSPAPPKSRKSSKKASAGDGKGTLTRIFKMGSRSSSPAKR from the exons ATGGCTTCAGCTAGCAGCTCTGCTCAGGCCGCCTTCGGACTGGGCCGCAGAAAGAAGAACCCCGGGCTCTTGGATCAGATTGGGAAGTTCTTTGGAGGAGACAAGAAGAGGAAGGGCAag ggttCTTTCCGAGGTGCTCTCTCTCCAGCCCCTCAGAAAGCATCAGTGACCTCACCACGTAAACGTGGAGCAGAGAACGCCGTGGTCCACTTCTTCCGTACGATC GTGTCCCCCGCCCCTCCCAAGTCTAGG AAGTCAAGCAAGAAGGCCAGTGCAGGGGACGGCAAAGGCACCCTGACTAGGATCTTCAAAAtg GGAAGCAGGAGTTCTTCTCCAGCCAAACGCTGA
- the mbpb gene encoding myelin basic protein b isoform X11, whose translation MASASSSAQAAFGLGRRKKNPGLLDQIGKFFGGDKKRKGKGSFRGALSPAPQKASVTSPRKRGAENAVVHFFRTIGPQKSSKKASAGDGKGTLTRIFKMGSRSSSPAKR comes from the exons ATGGCTTCAGCTAGCAGCTCTGCTCAGGCCGCCTTCGGACTGGGCCGCAGAAAGAAGAACCCCGGGCTCTTGGATCAGATTGGGAAGTTCTTTGGAGGAGACAAGAAGAGGAAGGGCAag ggttCTTTCCGAGGTGCTCTCTCTCCAGCCCCTCAGAAAGCATCAGTGACCTCACCACGTAAACGTGGAGCAGAGAACGCCGTGGTCCACTTCTTCCGTACGATC GGACCCCAGAAGTCAAGCAAGAAGGCCAGTGCAGGGGACGGCAAAGGCACCCTGACTAGGATCTTCAAAAtg GGAAGCAGGAGTTCTTCTCCAGCCAAACGCTGA
- the mbpb gene encoding myelin basic protein b isoform X2 — MASASSSAQAAFGLGRRKKNPGLLDQIGKFFGGDKKRKGKGSFRGALSPAPQKASVTSPRKRGAENAVVHFFRTIVSNAPEEQHLSNTSGESECFSNVSPAPPKSRWRGLATKIGLGPQKSSKKASAGDGKGTLTRIFKM; from the exons ATGGCTTCAGCTAGCAGCTCTGCTCAGGCCGCCTTCGGACTGGGCCGCAGAAAGAAGAACCCCGGGCTCTTGGATCAGATTGGGAAGTTCTTTGGAGGAGACAAGAAGAGGAAGGGCAag ggttCTTTCCGAGGTGCTCTCTCTCCAGCCCCTCAGAAAGCATCAGTGACCTCACCACGTAAACGTGGAGCAGAGAACGCCGTGGTCCACTTCTTCCGTACGATCGTGAGTAATGCCCCCGAAGAGCAACACCTCTCTAACACGTCAGGAGAGTCAGAGTGCTTCAGCAAT GTGTCCCCCGCCCCTCCCAAGTCTAGG TGGAGAGGACTAGCCACCAAGATAGGCCTG GGACCCCAGAAGTCAAGCAAGAAGGCCAGTGCAGGGGACGGCAAAGGCACCCTGACTAGGATCTTCAAAAtg TGA
- the mbpb gene encoding myelin basic protein b isoform X7: MASASSSAQAAFGLGRRKKNPGLLDQIGKFFGGDKKRKGKGSFRGALSPAPQKASVTSPRKRGAENAVVHFFRTIVSNAPEEQHLSNTSGESECFSNVSPAPPKSRKSSKKASAGDGKGTLTRIFKM; encoded by the exons ATGGCTTCAGCTAGCAGCTCTGCTCAGGCCGCCTTCGGACTGGGCCGCAGAAAGAAGAACCCCGGGCTCTTGGATCAGATTGGGAAGTTCTTTGGAGGAGACAAGAAGAGGAAGGGCAag ggttCTTTCCGAGGTGCTCTCTCTCCAGCCCCTCAGAAAGCATCAGTGACCTCACCACGTAAACGTGGAGCAGAGAACGCCGTGGTCCACTTCTTCCGTACGATCGTGAGTAATGCCCCCGAAGAGCAACACCTCTCTAACACGTCAGGAGAGTCAGAGTGCTTCAGCAAT GTGTCCCCCGCCCCTCCCAAGTCTAGG AAGTCAAGCAAGAAGGCCAGTGCAGGGGACGGCAAAGGCACCCTGACTAGGATCTTCAAAAtg TGA
- the mbpb gene encoding myelin basic protein b isoform X8: MASASSSAQAAFGLGRRKKNPGLLDQIGKFFGGDKKRKGKGSFRGALSPAPQKASVTSPRKRGAENAVVHFFRTIVSPAPPKSRWRGLATKIGLGPQKSSKKASAGDGKGTLTRIFKM, encoded by the exons ATGGCTTCAGCTAGCAGCTCTGCTCAGGCCGCCTTCGGACTGGGCCGCAGAAAGAAGAACCCCGGGCTCTTGGATCAGATTGGGAAGTTCTTTGGAGGAGACAAGAAGAGGAAGGGCAag ggttCTTTCCGAGGTGCTCTCTCTCCAGCCCCTCAGAAAGCATCAGTGACCTCACCACGTAAACGTGGAGCAGAGAACGCCGTGGTCCACTTCTTCCGTACGATC GTGTCCCCCGCCCCTCCCAAGTCTAGG TGGAGAGGACTAGCCACCAAGATAGGCCTG GGACCCCAGAAGTCAAGCAAGAAGGCCAGTGCAGGGGACGGCAAAGGCACCCTGACTAGGATCTTCAAAAtg TGA
- the mbpb gene encoding myelin basic protein b isoform X13, whose product MASASSSAQAAFGLGRRKKNPGLLDQIGKFFGGDKKRKGKGSFRGALSPAPQKASVTSPRKRGAENAVVHFFRTIVSPAPPKSRKSSKKASAGDGKGTLTRIFKM is encoded by the exons ATGGCTTCAGCTAGCAGCTCTGCTCAGGCCGCCTTCGGACTGGGCCGCAGAAAGAAGAACCCCGGGCTCTTGGATCAGATTGGGAAGTTCTTTGGAGGAGACAAGAAGAGGAAGGGCAag ggttCTTTCCGAGGTGCTCTCTCTCCAGCCCCTCAGAAAGCATCAGTGACCTCACCACGTAAACGTGGAGCAGAGAACGCCGTGGTCCACTTCTTCCGTACGATC GTGTCCCCCGCCCCTCCCAAGTCTAGG AAGTCAAGCAAGAAGGCCAGTGCAGGGGACGGCAAAGGCACCCTGACTAGGATCTTCAAAAtg TGA
- the mbpb gene encoding myelin basic protein b isoform X5 codes for MASASSSAQAAFGLGRRKKNPGLLDQIGKFFGGDKKRKGKGSFRGALSPAPQKASVTSPRKRGAENAVVHFFRTIVSNAPEEQHLSNTSGESECFSNVSPAPPKSRGPQKSSKKASAGDGKGTLTRIFKM; via the exons ATGGCTTCAGCTAGCAGCTCTGCTCAGGCCGCCTTCGGACTGGGCCGCAGAAAGAAGAACCCCGGGCTCTTGGATCAGATTGGGAAGTTCTTTGGAGGAGACAAGAAGAGGAAGGGCAag ggttCTTTCCGAGGTGCTCTCTCTCCAGCCCCTCAGAAAGCATCAGTGACCTCACCACGTAAACGTGGAGCAGAGAACGCCGTGGTCCACTTCTTCCGTACGATCGTGAGTAATGCCCCCGAAGAGCAACACCTCTCTAACACGTCAGGAGAGTCAGAGTGCTTCAGCAAT GTGTCCCCCGCCCCTCCCAAGTCTAGG GGACCCCAGAAGTCAAGCAAGAAGGCCAGTGCAGGGGACGGCAAAGGCACCCTGACTAGGATCTTCAAAAtg TGA
- the mbpb gene encoding myelin basic protein b isoform X12, with protein MASASSSAQAAFGLGRRKKNPGLLDQIGKFFGGDKKRKGKGSFRGALSPAPQKASVTSPRKRGAENAVVHFFRTIVSPAPPKSRGPQKSSKKASAGDGKGTLTRIFKM; from the exons ATGGCTTCAGCTAGCAGCTCTGCTCAGGCCGCCTTCGGACTGGGCCGCAGAAAGAAGAACCCCGGGCTCTTGGATCAGATTGGGAAGTTCTTTGGAGGAGACAAGAAGAGGAAGGGCAag ggttCTTTCCGAGGTGCTCTCTCTCCAGCCCCTCAGAAAGCATCAGTGACCTCACCACGTAAACGTGGAGCAGAGAACGCCGTGGTCCACTTCTTCCGTACGATC GTGTCCCCCGCCCCTCCCAAGTCTAGG GGACCCCAGAAGTCAAGCAAGAAGGCCAGTGCAGGGGACGGCAAAGGCACCCTGACTAGGATCTTCAAAAtg TGA